Within Haematobia irritans isolate KBUSLIRL chromosome 2, ASM5000362v1, whole genome shotgun sequence, the genomic segment aattggaacaattttcaAAACTGAGACTCTTTAATTTTtagtgcattttttttttggttttcttaatctttacaaatttttgaagacATTTCGTGTAATGGCTCCAACTCCTTAGTTGTGATTAAATCAAATTCTTtcacaaaataatagaaatgcTTATAGCAAGCATTTACATGTGCCTCCGCTCCAATACTGACAATTCGATCAAAATGATGAATATAAACGTGGACAAATACTCGAAATAAACGTGTTAAGATTTTACGACATAATGTGGGAAACGTTTTTGGAAATGGTACATCAGTCGATACTGGAAATACTGTCTCATTATTTATCTGTGCCTCTGCCCAATCCATTAGCAGTTCAATATATTTGGGTGCTGGCAACGATGTGGGTTTTTTATAGTTCTCCGAGTCGGCCCATAGGTATTCATAGCGTGACCCTCCACTCATTGTCGGACATGTCGTCTCATTACAATATTCCGAAACTGTACCATATATAAGATTGATGCGATTGAAAAAATCAACTACATGCACTGCTATCCAATCATTGAGATTTTCACCCTCGGGGAGACATACGGCTTGCCGCAAATTAATACCCGACTGAAGACTGGCCTGGGCTTGTTTGTGCAAAGAGTAGCGTATGGTGCCCGCTGTAAATCTCTTCTTTGGTCTAAATGTTTTTCCCTTTTGGAAGAACTCTAAAAAGCCATTCAATGCCATCGTAATCGAGAACTAGTAGTACCCGCAACAGTCATTCGATATCTgtaatctatagaatattacgaGTTTTTGCTTTCTGCTTTCTCCTATTAAATAAAGCCACTGAAAATAGATTGGTTTTTACAAAAAAGAGAATGATGTAGGATAATGAATCATGCCAAAATAAGAATGAACAATCTCTTCTGTCTAAAGAGCATTTATATATATGAACTGCAAGTGTATCAATTGGTTTTAAATACCATATAACACCAATTGTAATGGCTATGTCGTAATAACCACTAGAGATATCACCAATCTTTTcggtttttgtgtgtatggcttaaaattttatagtacaTTTTCTCAAGGCATTGACCAATTAAGATCAGCAGCAtagaattcaaaaaaatttattgaaatatttctcaTGCTAAGTAAAAAGCCTTTAATCTTGTTAGCTATTAGGAGAAAGGCCAAGGTAGGCAGTAATTATCACATCTATATATTCTGTCTCAATAGGGCATCACTTTCCACCTACTGTGATAAATTTGGAAGCTTGATTATCTAGCTTCAGGCATCATTTGTTGATGATTGGCAAATGCCCAAAGAAAATctagaaaaatgtatcaaattaAAATGATGACGTAGTTTTTCAATGGGATATTAAATTATCCTTTCAacgattttaatagaaatgataAGAAGgattcaaaaaatgttcgtaACTTTTCATAATTTGGAGTACCATTTTTTCATaccttaaaaatgaaaaaatcgacatttgatagtatacaaaattattatttccccTCTTTCGACTTTTTGGTGGTCTTATCAATGATAGTGTAGTGGAATAtttgacttttacaaaataaatgaaatctgaATAATCTTATATGCCATGAACGATATTGACtctcatttcattaaaattttcttttaaatataggTCTCAATCCAAAACAGAATTTAAGTCAAAAATTCGGAACAAAAATTCTGCTAATAGATACCGTTGGCTTTAGCCAAAACCAATTTGAGTTTTCAAATATAAGCAAAATTATATTAACATgttgaattttctatattcaagataaaaaaatatgcactaacttataataccctgttccacagtgaggcgcagggtataaaaaacaggaAATCGGCCTTTTTTCGGATTTAGAATGTTTCTAAAAGACTCTATATAAcggatattaaatttttaaaacgcCGAAGATTTAAACCGTCTTTGAAATCCGTCTAGCTGTGTTAGCTTTAGATGCAAACAAAACTTTGCCAAATATAAGTAAGCCACATTATTAAGAATTTGAACGACATTACAACTTTCAGCCAAGTAAATGGCAATCAAGAATTTAATTGACACCCTATGGTCGAGGATATTATATTACACGAACTCTAAGAGGACAAGTCGATGTAAGAGACGTTTAGTATTGTTAAGTATTTGCTTTGTCGACCTACACAAAACATAGGTTACAATTTAGAATCTTTACAGGCAATTAGTCAATGTACTTCAGCTTCCGTCAGAaattaaatatgtaaaataGTATTTATTTTAGAACAGGATGAcgcaaatttgtccatatcacatATACATTCATGTTGTCCTTtcggttttttttatatttgaatcTGGGAATCTAGTGATCCAAAAAAAGATGGTTTTAATATAATCGATATATCAGAATTAGTAGAATTTCTTGGGCTCCCAACATAACTATACCAAATAAAGTttgcaaattaataaacatatgatgaacatttcttacgCCAATGCAGTCATGTGGATAAAAAG encodes:
- the Mob3 gene encoding MOB kinase activator 3, with the translated sequence MALNGFLEFFQKGKTFRPKKRFTAGTIRYSLHKQAQASLQSGINLRQAVCLPEGENLNDWIAVHVVDFFNRINLIYGTVSEYCNETTCPTMSGGSRYEYLWADSENYKKPTSLPAPKYIELLMDWAEAQINNETVFPVSTDVPFPKTFPTLCRKILTRLFRVFVHVYIHHFDRIVSIGAEAHVNACYKHFYYFVKEFDLITTKELEPLHEMSSKICKD